The following are encoded in a window of Rosa chinensis cultivar Old Blush chromosome 4, RchiOBHm-V2, whole genome shotgun sequence genomic DNA:
- the LOC112196053 gene encoding ureidoglycolate hydrolase, whose protein sequence is MPLRLSVSALTVLFFFFFLCSFTAILAHNNEDPTIKTMEDFSGYPIHESHSHLSSLSVDAQSLQKQIDELSSFSDTPAPSVTRVLYTEKDVLARRFIKNLMGLSGLSVREDAVGNIFGRWEGSNPELSAVATGSHIDAIPYSGKYDGVVGVLGAIEAINVLTRSGFKPKRSLEVIMFTSEEPTRFGISCLGRNDAGLAAAELALAVERHVLESGSIDTVGTVGILELHPGAINSIPSKSHLEIDTRDIDEERRNTVIEKIHQSAISIARKRRVTLSEFKIVNRDPPALSEKSILDAMVASSKELNLTHKLMISRAYHDSLFMARISPMGMIFIPCYKGYSHKPEEYSSTQDISNGVKVLALTLAKLSLQ, encoded by the exons ATGCCTCTCAGATTATCTGTCTCAGCACTCACcgtgctcttcttcttcttcttcctctgttccTTCACTGCAATCTTAGCCCACAACAATGAAGACCCAACAATCAAAACAATGGAGGACTTCTCAGGCTACCCAATTCACGAGTCACACTCTCACCTTTCTTCACTATCAGTTGACGCTCAAAGTTTACAGAAACAG aTTGATGAACTTTCGAGTTTTTCGGATACACCTGCCCCATCAGTGACCAGGGTCTTGTATACTGAGAAGGATGTCTTGGCGCGTAG ATTCATTAAAAACTTGATGGGACTCTCTGGTTTGTCCGTTAGAGAGGATGCTGTTGGTAACATATTTGGTCGATG GGAAGGCTCTAATCCAGAGCTTTCTGCCGTTGCAACAGGTTCTCACATTGATGCCATTCCATACTCTGGAAAGTATGATGGAGTTGTGGGTGTTTTGGGTGCTATAGAAGCGATCAATGTACTAACAAG GTCCGGGTTCAAACCTAAACGATCACTAGAAGTTATCATGTTCACCTCAGAAGAGCCTACACGCTTTGGAATAAGCTGTCTGGGAAG AAATGATGCTGGACTAGCAGCTGCAGAATTAGCTCTAGCAGTTGAGAGACATGTATTAGAATCTGGATCTATTGATACTGTTGGTACAGTTG GTATTCTGGAGCTACACCCCGGAGCTATCAACAGCATCCCAAGCAAATCACATCTGGAAATCG ACACAAGAGACATTGATGAAGAGCGAAGAAACACCGTAATTGAGAAAATCCATCAATCTGCAATTTCTATAGCCAGAAAGCGGCGAGTCACTCTATCCGAATTCAAAATCGTAAACCGGGATCCACCTGCACTTTCTGAGAAATCAATACTTGACGCAATGGTAGCTTCATCAAAAGAGCTCAACTTAACCCATAAATTGATGATTAGCCGAGCCTACCACGATTCATTGTTCATGGCCAG AATATCCCCAATGGGCATGATATTCATTCCATGTTACAAAG GTTACAGCCATAAACCTGAAGAGTATTCCTCTACTCAGGACATATCGAATGGGGTCAAGGTATTAGCCCTGACCCTTGCAAAATTGTCATTGCAGTGA
- the LOC112198678 gene encoding UPF0481 protein At3g47200 translates to MTLIELTAKVTELSDEKKEGGFKVRARDLYAEPLDHISSEDLVEMMIVDGCFLIQLFRKCNDSKLRAFDDPVFNMDCMFHFLCHDLLLLENQLPWFVIHKLYGLTHDLYPVEPSLSILILKAFTMIPSLKQSCATYNMHLHKIKRHCDADVLHILDLVRASVVIPMRNIDERARGAVTRDAIFDPDCHQMHTVTALSEAGIIFIPVIKESLLDIRFEERVATNGVLKIPQLNIGMSSETLFRNLIAIEQCYHVYSNEITSYVILMDNLISS, encoded by the coding sequence ATGACTTTGATAGAGTTGACCGCAAAAGTTACTGAGCTCTCagatgaaaagaaagaaggcgGATTTAAGGTACGCGCCCGTGATCTTTATGCAGAACCACTTGATCATATTTCCTCCGAAGACTTGGTGGAGATGATGATAGTTGACGGTTGCTTTCTAATTCAACTGTTTCGGAAGTGTAACGATTCAAAACTCAGGGCCTTTGATGACCCGGTTTTCAACATGGATTGCATGTTCCACTTCCTCTGCCATGACCTTTTGCTCCTAGAAAATCAACTACCTTGGTTTGTTATCCACAAATTGTATGGCCTTACCCATGATTTATACCCTGTTGAGCCCTCCCTCTCTATTCTCATCCTTAAAGCCTTCACCATGATACCATCACTGAAGCAAAGTTGCGCAACCTACAATATGCATCTCCACAAAATCAAGCGTCATTGTGATGCTGATGTTCTGCACATACTTGATCTGGTAAGAGCTTCGGTAGTTATTCCAATGAGGAACATAGACGAGAGAGCACGTGGAGCAGTTACTAGAGATGCTATATTCGATCCAGATTGTCATCAAATGCATACTGTGACCGCTCTCTCAGAGGCAGGAATTATATTCATACCGGTCATAAAGGAATCCTTGTTGGACATACGATTTGAAGAGAGGGTAGCGACGAATGGGGTTCTTAAGATTCCGCAGCTAAACATTGGAATGTCGTCCGAAACATTATTCAGGAACCTCATTGCTATTGAGCAATGTTACCATGTTTATTCAAACGAAATTACATCATATGTCATCTTGATGGATAACCTTATCTCCTCCTga